One Candidatus Omnitrophota bacterium DNA segment encodes these proteins:
- a CDS encoding 4a-hydroxytetrahydrobiopterin dehydratase yields MPLPKDKIEAMLAQSHGWELVDDKKIVKEFKFVDFIEAKYFLDLVSAIAQDQGHHPTLTLIYNKLKVTLTTHVAGGLTENDFIMAGIINELGIA; encoded by the coding sequence TTGCCATTACCTAAAGATAAAATAGAAGCAATGTTAGCTCAATCCCACGGTTGGGAATTAGTAGACGATAAAAAAATAGTTAAAGAATTTAAATTTGTAGATTTTATCGAAGCAAAATATTTTCTGGATCTTGTATCAGCTATCGCCCAGGACCAGGGGCACCATCCTACACTGACCTTAATTTATAATAAATTAAAAGTTACCCTGACTACGCACGTAGCCGGCGGCCTAACCGAGAATGATTTTATTATGGCGGGTATTATTAATGAGCTGGGGATAGCTTAG
- the recG gene encoding ATP-dependent DNA helicase RecG: MQNTSIQYLKGVGPKRAKSFLTRGIESIEDLLYYFPRRYEDRTNFASISKLKDGQIYTIKAQVLAAGQHNSWRRRSFSITEAVLGDNTGKISCVWFNQPYLKSYLLPGASMILYGKVQRYNAKLQMSNPEFEFIDSQEDSLNAGRIVPVYTLPQGFSQRSMRYLIKSTLEEFLPKVNDALPFDLRSRNNLINLAESLLNIHFPKDLDLQKQAHRRLSFEEFFIFQLPLVLRKLSRKEKKGIPHIVEGKLNEDFIFNLPFKLTSAQAKALTEIKADMAVSQAMQRLLQGDVGSGKTVVATLACLIAIQSGYQAAFMAPTEILARQHYEKISLQLAKLNFSGRNLKVGLLVGQDKQKEKIYRDLKEGRIDLIIGTHALLQEELIFKNLSFIVIDEQHKFGVGQRALLPKKGNNPDVLIMTATPIPRTLAITLYGDLDISVINELPAGRIPIKTMHFEQKNIQKAYAIVKEELKYGRQAYVIYPVIEESYALDIAGAKKMFAELKSKEFKDFKLGLIHGQLKTKEQDEIMLKFKNRELDLLVSTTILEVGIDIANATCMIIDFAERFGLSQLHQLRGRIGRGKLQSFCMLISDAQSQEAAARMQAMVASGDGFRISEEDLKIRGPGEFFGSRQHGLAELKIANPLTQMQLLKAARDEAIALLKQDSRLEDRSHQLLKAKLLQRFPEYEKLMLVG; this comes from the coding sequence ATGCAAAACACCTCAATTCAATATCTTAAAGGCGTCGGGCCAAAACGCGCCAAAAGCTTTCTTACCCGCGGTATAGAGAGTATTGAGGATCTGTTATATTATTTTCCGCGCCGCTATGAAGACCGTACAAATTTTGCCAGCATTTCTAAGCTTAAAGATGGCCAAATTTATACCATAAAAGCTCAGGTTTTGGCTGCAGGCCAGCATAATTCCTGGCGCAGGCGTTCATTTAGTATTACCGAAGCAGTGCTTGGGGACAATACTGGGAAAATCTCTTGTGTTTGGTTTAATCAGCCATATCTTAAATCGTATCTTTTGCCCGGTGCGTCGATGATTCTTTATGGAAAAGTCCAGCGGTATAATGCCAAGTTGCAGATGAGCAACCCGGAATTTGAATTTATTGACAGTCAGGAAGATTCTTTAAATGCAGGTAGGATTGTTCCGGTTTATACTTTGCCGCAGGGTTTTAGTCAGCGCAGTATGCGCTATTTAATCAAGAGTACCCTTGAGGAGTTTCTGCCGAAAGTTAATGATGCTTTACCTTTTGATTTACGTTCTCGTAACAATTTAATTAATCTGGCAGAGAGTCTGCTAAATATCCATTTCCCGAAAGATCTGGATTTGCAGAAGCAGGCGCACAGGCGTTTAAGTTTCGAAGAGTTTTTTATTTTCCAGCTACCGCTTGTTTTAAGAAAGCTAAGCCGTAAAGAGAAAAAAGGCATCCCTCACATTGTCGAAGGTAAATTGAACGAAGATTTTATTTTTAATCTGCCTTTTAAGTTGACCAGTGCTCAAGCTAAGGCCTTGACGGAAATAAAAGCGGATATGGCAGTATCCCAAGCCATGCAACGGCTCCTGCAAGGAGACGTAGGGTCAGGCAAAACTGTAGTGGCTACTTTAGCTTGTTTAATTGCCATTCAAAGCGGTTATCAGGCAGCATTTATGGCGCCCACAGAGATACTGGCTCGCCAGCATTATGAAAAAATATCTTTGCAGCTAGCCAAGTTAAATTTTTCCGGCCGAAATTTAAAGGTAGGTTTATTAGTTGGGCAGGATAAGCAGAAGGAAAAAATATATCGGGATTTAAAAGAGGGAAGGATTGATTTGATTATTGGCACACATGCCTTGCTGCAGGAAGAATTAATTTTTAAGAATTTGAGTTTCATAGTTATTGATGAGCAGCACAAATTTGGCGTAGGCCAAAGAGCGCTTTTGCCTAAGAAAGGAAATAATCCAGATGTTTTGATTATGACCGCAACCCCGATTCCGCGCACTCTGGCGATTACTCTTTATGGTGATTTGGATATTTCTGTAATTAATGAACTTCCTGCCGGCAGAATCCCGATCAAAACAATGCATTTTGAGCAGAAAAACATTCAAAAAGCTTACGCTATTGTTAAGGAGGAGCTAAAATACGGCCGACAGGCTTATGTAATATATCCGGTAATTGAAGAATCCTATGCTTTGGATATTGCCGGAGCCAAGAAAATGTTTGCAGAACTTAAATCAAAAGAATTTAAAGATTTCAAACTCGGGCTAATCCATGGCCAACTAAAAACAAAAGAGCAGGATGAAATCATGCTTAAGTTTAAAAATAGGGAGCTGGATCTTTTGGTCTCAACCACTATTTTAGAAGTAGGTATTGACATTGCCAATGCTACCTGTATGATTATTGATTTTGCGGAACGTTTTGGCTTAAGCCAACTGCATCAGTTGCGTGGTAGAATAGGTAGAGGAAAGTTACAGTCATTTTGTATGTTAATTTCCGACGCCCAAAGCCAGGAGGCAGCTGCCCGCATGCAAGCAATGGTAGCTTCAGGGGATGGTTTTCGTATTTCAGAAGAGGATTTAAAGATTAGGGGGCCAGGTGAATTTTTTGGCAGTAGGCAACATGGCTTGGCTGAGTTAAAGATTGCTAATCCCCTGACGCAAATGCAGCTGCTTAAAGCGGCCAGAGACGAAGCTATTGCTTTACTTAAACAAGATTCTCGGTTAGAGGATCGTTCGCACCAATTATTAAAGGCAAAGCTTCTTCAGAGATTCCCGGAGTATGAGAAACTGATGTTAGTGGGGTAA
- a CDS encoding thiamine pyrophosphate-dependent enzyme, whose protein sequence is MSTLNLGTYAANTWCPGCGNFGILNAVKAALTELNAEGIPMENFVLVCGIGCHGKILDYLNVNSFYSLHGRAVPAAEGIKLANPNVKVIIFSGDGDSYGEGIEHLIFAAKRNIDITMLIHNNRVYGLTTGQYTPTSPLGFKGRSTPAGTKESPLNPLELMLASGATFLARASSRHLDLLKNLIKKAILHKGFSLVDILQVCFTYYNVYEYYDKRVYEMKDHNPGDFNLALNKIKEWDYNSDNPIASGIFYEKQLPTFEERFLK, encoded by the coding sequence ATGAGCACTCTAAATTTGGGTACTTATGCTGCGAATACCTGGTGTCCTGGTTGTGGTAATTTCGGGATACTCAATGCCGTAAAGGCGGCCTTGACAGAGCTAAACGCTGAAGGTATACCTATGGAGAATTTTGTCCTGGTGTGTGGTATTGGTTGTCATGGCAAGATTCTTGACTATTTAAATGTGAACAGTTTTTATTCTCTTCATGGCAGAGCAGTTCCGGCAGCAGAAGGTATAAAGCTTGCCAATCCAAATGTTAAGGTGATTATTTTCTCCGGAGATGGAGACTCCTATGGCGAGGGGATTGAGCATTTGATATTTGCCGCCAAGCGTAACATCGATATAACTATGTTAATCCATAATAATCGTGTCTACGGCTTGACTACTGGTCAATATACTCCAACTTCGCCTTTAGGTTTTAAGGGACGCTCTACTCCCGCAGGGACCAAAGAATCTCCTCTTAATCCGCTCGAATTAATGCTTGCCAGTGGAGCAACGTTTTTGGCACGGGCAAGTTCCCGGCATCTTGACTTACTTAAAAATCTTATTAAAAAAGCAATCTTGCATAAAGGTTTTTCTTTGGTAGACATCCTGCAGGTTTGTTTCACTTATTATAATGTGTATGAATATTATGATAAGCGGGTTTATGAAATGAAAGACCATAATCCTGGAGATTTCAATCTTGCTTTAAATAAGATCAAAGAATGGGATTACAATTCTGACAATCCCATTGCCTCTGGCATCTTTTACGAAAAGCAACTCCCTACTTTTGAGGAGAGATTTTTAAAATAG
- a CDS encoding nucleoside deaminase, with the protein MNEYLKVAIEQARAGLKEGGIPVGSVLVYAGKIIGRGHNRRVQKNSVILHAEMDALENAGRLPLAVYKQCILYTTLSPCAMCSGAIILYQIPRVVIGENKTFMGQEKLLQARGVQLEVLQDETCIGLMRSFVQGNSKLWNEDIGSE; encoded by the coding sequence ATGAATGAATATTTAAAAGTTGCTATAGAGCAAGCAAGGGCAGGGTTAAAAGAAGGTGGTATCCCAGTAGGGTCGGTTCTTGTTTATGCTGGTAAAATAATTGGCCGTGGGCATAACCGACGCGTTCAAAAAAATAGCGTAATTTTGCATGCTGAAATGGATGCTTTAGAAAATGCCGGCCGCCTGCCACTAGCTGTATATAAACAATGCATACTATACACGACGCTTTCTCCCTGTGCTATGTGTTCGGGAGCGATAATTCTTTATCAGATCCCGCGCGTGGTTATTGGAGAAAATAAGACATTTATGGGGCAAGAAAAGCTTTTGCAGGCAAGAGGAGTGCAGTTGGAAGTTTTACAGGATGAAACTTGTATTGGACTTATGAGGAGTTTTGTTCAGGGTAATTCGAAGCTTTGGAATGAGGATATTGGCTCAGAATAA
- a CDS encoding DUF177 domain-containing protein has protein sequence MKITVNQVPQEGLYLEEKIKPAELDLETELIKFRSDLLVKTHIYRITNALTVELNIEAIMCANCSRCLDEFEWEFKKDVQLNFPLDISTAFIDLDPDIREEVILDYPIKPLCKIDCKGLCVKCGKNKNEGGCNCGFT, from the coding sequence GTGAAGATAACTGTTAATCAGGTTCCTCAAGAGGGCCTGTATTTAGAAGAGAAGATTAAGCCGGCGGAATTGGATCTTGAAACAGAACTAATAAAATTTCGCTCAGATTTACTGGTAAAAACGCATATTTATCGTATCACTAATGCGCTTACGGTTGAGTTAAATATAGAAGCGATTATGTGCGCAAATTGTTCACGCTGTCTGGATGAGTTTGAATGGGAATTTAAAAAAGATGTGCAATTAAATTTCCCCTTAGATATTAGTACTGCTTTTATTGATTTGGATCCAGACATAAGAGAAGAGGTAATTTTAGATTACCCCATAAAGCCTTTATGTAAAATAGATTGTAAAGGGCTTTGTGTAAAATGCGGTAAAAACAAAAACGAAGGAGGATGTAACTGTGGCTTTACCTAA
- the dusB gene encoding tRNA dihydrouridine synthase DusB yields MLKIGKLKLESNLILAPMAGITDLAYRLLCRKFGAELTFVEMINCRSVSFKSKRTKQMLSTVPKDKPLGLQILGCEEQYILKSLEILRNYKFDILDFNAACPAKKVVRRGEGSGLLREPEKFAKLLKLVVKNSWLPVSVKIRLGWDKNSVNAIEIALLAQDCGADALFIHGRTKTQGYSGQVDYKIIGEVKKALYIPLIASGDVFSALLAKKMLDETGCDGLAIARGSLGNPWIFKEIKEYLENGKIINRPKESEIARVMLEHLGSCVDFYGERKGVVIFRKFYTWYTKGLVKVRRLREKSSRVKTKIEVEEIISEAFKKYI; encoded by the coding sequence ATGTTAAAAATTGGTAAATTAAAACTTGAATCTAATTTAATTTTAGCTCCGATGGCTGGAATTACGGATTTAGCGTATCGGTTACTTTGTCGTAAATTTGGCGCGGAGCTTACTTTTGTAGAAATGATTAATTGTCGGTCAGTTAGTTTTAAGAGCAAAAGAACTAAGCAGATGCTTTCGACTGTGCCTAAAGATAAGCCTTTAGGTCTGCAAATATTAGGATGTGAAGAGCAGTATATTTTAAAATCCTTGGAAATTCTAAGAAATTACAAATTTGATATTTTAGATTTTAACGCAGCATGCCCGGCAAAGAAAGTTGTGCGCAGAGGAGAAGGCTCAGGATTGTTACGCGAGCCTGAAAAATTCGCTAAATTGTTAAAATTAGTGGTGAAGAACTCCTGGCTTCCGGTAAGCGTGAAGATTCGTTTGGGATGGGATAAGAATTCCGTTAATGCCATAGAGATCGCTTTACTTGCCCAGGATTGCGGAGCAGATGCCTTATTTATCCATGGTCGCACCAAAACTCAGGGCTATAGCGGACAAGTAGATTACAAAATAATTGGAGAAGTTAAGAAAGCTTTGTATATACCACTGATTGCCAGTGGAGATGTTTTTTCTGCACTGTTAGCTAAAAAAATGTTGGATGAAACTGGATGCGATGGCCTGGCGATTGCCCGGGGTTCTTTGGGTAACCCTTGGATATTTAAAGAGATAAAAGAATATTTAGAGAATGGTAAAATTATTAATCGGCCCAAGGAAAGCGAGATTGCTAGGGTCATGTTGGAACATTTAGGCTCCTGTGTTGATTTTTACGGAGAAAGAAAGGGAGTGGTAATCTTTCGTAAATTTTACACCTGGTATACCAAGGGTTTAGTTAAGGTGCGCCGTTTAAGAGAGAAATCTTCGCGTGTAAAAACTAAAATAGAGGTGGAAGAAATTATTTCAGAGGCTTTTAAGAAATATATTTGA
- a CDS encoding 2-oxoacid:acceptor oxidoreductase subunit alpha → MNDFSVLIGGKAGFGIDKSATVIGAIFNQLSYRTYIYRDYPSLIRGGHSFSIVRLSQERIATHKEKIDFILALNQDTFNFHKNRANDNCVIIYDSDTVKIEGAPANAQLQGISVSKIIKEENANEIMLNSCIIGALVKASGVNWHVLDSIFRKEFTKETDLNLKVARRGFDEAKEFKKIEPLSQNILPLSTGNQAVGLGLIKGGLKAYISYPMTPTSPILHFLAEIALEHHLKVLHPESEIGVILMALGFSYMGEKVAVGTSGGGFCLMTEGLSFAGMSELPVVIVVGQRPGPSTGLPTYSAQTDLYFVLSAGQGEFTRFVVAPGDTEEAYFWSATAMNMSWEYQVPSIILTDKNLGEGLFNFDINSVSQIKEAVSLSWDGKSPYKRYQDTENGVSPLAFALAKDAVIKVNSYEHDEYGITTEDPKLTISMQNKRLRKEKYLAQELDKIETVKVYGNENSDVSLLCWGSNKGVCIEAANNLGLKVIQPLVLSPFPIKQFQKALERTKKLISIENNATAQLGRLIKTFGFNVDQNILKYDGRPFSLDELEELIKGTIR, encoded by the coding sequence ATGAACGATTTTTCTGTGCTTATTGGAGGCAAAGCAGGTTTTGGCATTGATAAATCCGCCACAGTAATAGGGGCAATCTTTAATCAACTTAGTTATCGCACCTATATCTACCGTGATTATCCTTCTCTTATCAGAGGAGGTCATAGCTTTTCCATTGTTCGCCTTTCACAGGAAAGAATCGCCACCCATAAAGAAAAAATAGATTTTATTCTTGCTCTAAATCAGGATACCTTCAACTTTCATAAAAATAGAGCTAATGATAATTGTGTGATTATCTATGATTCAGATACGGTTAAAATAGAGGGAGCGCCAGCCAATGCTCAGCTTCAGGGGATTTCTGTATCAAAGATTATAAAAGAAGAGAATGCAAATGAGATAATGCTAAATAGTTGCATAATCGGCGCGCTTGTAAAAGCCTCCGGAGTAAATTGGCATGTCCTAGATAGTATTTTTAGAAAAGAGTTTACCAAAGAGACCGATCTTAATTTAAAGGTTGCACGCCGTGGTTTTGATGAAGCAAAGGAATTTAAAAAGATAGAACCTTTATCGCAGAATATCCTTCCCTTGTCTACCGGTAATCAAGCAGTAGGCTTGGGTTTAATTAAAGGTGGGCTTAAGGCGTATATATCTTATCCAATGACTCCAACATCTCCTATTTTACATTTTCTGGCAGAAATTGCTCTTGAGCATCACCTAAAGGTTCTTCATCCGGAAAGCGAAATCGGAGTAATCCTTATGGCCTTAGGGTTTTCTTATATGGGAGAGAAAGTTGCCGTAGGCACAAGTGGTGGTGGATTTTGTTTGATGACTGAGGGTTTAAGTTTTGCGGGAATGAGCGAGTTGCCTGTTGTAATTGTCGTCGGCCAGCGGCCGGGACCTTCAACCGGGTTACCTACATATTCTGCGCAAACCGATCTATATTTTGTCTTAAGTGCCGGCCAGGGAGAATTTACGCGTTTTGTTGTCGCTCCTGGAGATACGGAGGAGGCATATTTCTGGTCGGCTACTGCCATGAATATGAGCTGGGAATATCAGGTGCCTTCAATTATACTTACCGATAAAAATTTAGGAGAAGGGCTTTTTAATTTTGATATAAATTCTGTATCTCAAATAAAAGAAGCGGTGTCCTTATCGTGGGATGGAAAATCTCCTTACAAAAGATATCAGGATACAGAAAATGGAGTTTCTCCTTTGGCTTTTGCTCTCGCTAAAGATGCGGTTATTAAAGTTAACAGTTACGAACATGATGAGTATGGTATAACTACTGAAGATCCTAAATTGACTATATCGATGCAGAATAAACGTCTGCGTAAGGAAAAATATTTAGCGCAGGAGCTTGATAAGATCGAAACCGTCAAAGTTTACGGAAATGAAAATTCTGATGTTAGCCTGCTTTGCTGGGGGTCGAATAAAGGGGTTTGTATTGAGGCGGCTAACAACCTGGGTTTAAAAGTTATCCAGCCTTTAGTGTTATCTCCATTTCCAATAAAACAATTCCAAAAAGCTTTGGAAAGAACGAAAAAGTTAATTTCTATAGAGAATAATGCTACGGCTCAGCTGGGGCGCTTGATTAAAACATTCGGCTTTAATGTGGACCAGAATATTCTAAAATATGATGGGCGTCCTTTTTCTTTGGATGAGCTGGAAGAGTTAATAAAAGGAACTATACGATGA
- the coaD gene encoding pantetheine-phosphate adenylyltransferase, with translation MCQTALYPGTFDPVTNGHIDLICRAHEIFHDVIIAVAHNPHKKPVFSVEERMSMLKKATAGMDGVTVTHFDGLVVDFAHKMKVKVLVRGLRMLSDFEYEFQMALTNRKLASDIETIFLMPHESYSYLSAKLIKEAVTLGADLSDFVPDFVAEALQKKLHRKK, from the coding sequence ATGTGCCAAACTGCTTTATATCCAGGGACATTTGATCCGGTAACTAATGGCCATATTGATTTGATTTGCCGGGCGCATGAAATTTTCCATGATGTAATTATTGCCGTGGCGCATAATCCGCATAAGAAACCGGTTTTTAGCGTTGAGGAGAGAATGTCAATGCTTAAAAAAGCTACTGCGGGTATGGACGGGGTAACGGTTACGCATTTTGATGGCTTAGTTGTTGATTTTGCGCATAAAATGAAGGTTAAGGTTTTGGTGCGCGGGTTACGCATGCTATCAGATTTTGAATATGAATTTCAGATGGCGTTAACTAACCGTAAACTTGCCAGCGATATTGAGACTATTTTTCTCATGCCGCATGAATCTTATAGTTATCTTTCCGCTAAATTAATCAAGGAAGCAGTTACCTTGGGAGCGGATTTATCTGATTTTGTACCGGATTTTGTGGCGGAGGCCTTGCAAAAAAAGTTACATAGAAAAAAGTGA
- the plsX gene encoding phosphate acyltransferase PlsX yields MKIVVDAMGGDFAPGVVIDGSLDAIKEYDAEVILIGDQPKIEALLKKAKYTGNKISVLHASEAIEMCEPAANSVRRKRNSSIVLGLNLVKEGKADAFFSAGNTGAVVCAATLELRLLPGIERPGIGIVTPTLKGVSFIIDVGANIDPKPTQLLQYGFMADAYCKNILNKANPSVGLLNIGEEEKKGTEFIREAYELLEKSKLNFIGNVEGKDLFKGKCDIIICDGFVGNVALKVSESAAEAMQTFLKRHLLSNIWGKIGLIFMMPNLKRFKKELDYAEYGGALLLGVNGVVIIGHGRSNKRAIKNAIRVAKEEVERQVNSKILEAIK; encoded by the coding sequence ATGAAAATAGTCGTTGACGCAATGGGCGGAGATTTTGCCCCTGGTGTAGTTATCGATGGCAGTTTAGACGCAATAAAAGAGTATGATGCCGAGGTTATTTTAATTGGCGATCAGCCAAAAATTGAAGCTCTCCTAAAAAAAGCTAAATATACCGGTAACAAAATTAGTGTATTGCATGCCTCTGAGGCGATTGAGATGTGTGAACCTGCAGCTAATAGTGTTCGGCGTAAAAGAAATTCATCTATTGTTTTAGGTTTAAACTTAGTTAAAGAAGGTAAAGCCGATGCATTTTTTAGCGCGGGTAATACCGGAGCAGTTGTTTGTGCAGCTACTTTAGAATTAAGGCTTTTACCGGGAATTGAGCGTCCGGGAATTGGTATCGTTACTCCTACTTTAAAAGGAGTGTCTTTTATCATTGATGTTGGAGCAAATATTGATCCTAAGCCCACGCAGTTACTGCAATATGGATTTATGGCCGATGCTTACTGCAAAAATATCCTAAATAAAGCCAACCCTAGCGTAGGGTTATTAAACATCGGAGAAGAAGAGAAGAAGGGTACGGAATTTATCCGTGAGGCTTATGAGTTGTTGGAAAAGAGTAAATTAAATTTTATCGGCAATGTCGAAGGCAAAGATCTCTTTAAAGGTAAATGCGATATTATCATCTGCGACGGTTTTGTGGGTAATGTGGCTTTGAAGGTTTCAGAAAGTGCTGCAGAAGCAATGCAGACATTTTTAAAGCGCCATCTTTTAAGCAATATTTGGGGAAAGATTGGTTTAATTTTTATGATGCCTAACCTTAAGCGTTTTAAGAAGGAGCTTGATTACGCTGAATATGGTGGAGCGCTTTTGTTGGGGGTTAACGGCGTGGTAATTATTGGACATGGCCGTTCCAATAAAAGAGCGATCAAAAATGCCATCAGGGTAGCTAAAGAAGAAGTCGAGCGTCAGGTTAACAGCAAAATTCTGGAAGCAATAAAATGA
- a CDS encoding 3-deoxy-7-phosphoheptulonate synthase has translation MGFTYLQKIPTPAQIVQDMPISAKLKKIKADRDKDIINVLKGKDNRLLLIIGPCSADDEEALSEYVAGLAQLQDTVKDKLILIPRIYTNKPRTTGQGYKGMLHQPKASEGPNIFQGIIAIRRMHLRVLAESGLTAADEMLYPGNYPYLEDVLSYVTIGARSVENQEHRLTVSGLDIPAGMKNPTSGDLNVLLNSVQAAQIQHTFIYNGWEVKTKGNPLAHCILRGAINNHGQSIPNYHYEDLINFAQLYLKRNLANPVIIVDTNHANSDKKFREQPRIAEEVMNSLNKSKDLKKMVKGLMVESYLKEGSQEVTGKVFGQSITDPCLGWPDTKELILILAGKNK, from the coding sequence ATGGGTTTTACATATTTACAGAAAATTCCGACACCGGCGCAGATTGTGCAAGATATGCCTATATCCGCAAAATTAAAAAAAATAAAAGCGGATAGAGACAAAGATATTATAAATGTTTTAAAAGGCAAAGATAACCGGTTGCTTTTGATTATCGGCCCATGTTCGGCTGATGATGAAGAGGCGCTCTCTGAATATGTAGCAGGCCTTGCTCAACTTCAAGACACGGTTAAAGATAAGTTGATTTTAATTCCGCGTATCTATACGAACAAGCCGCGTACAACTGGTCAAGGTTATAAAGGAATGTTACATCAGCCTAAAGCTTCAGAGGGGCCGAATATCTTTCAGGGGATTATCGCTATCCGGCGTATGCATCTGAGAGTTTTAGCCGAATCCGGCTTGACTGCTGCTGATGAGATGCTATATCCGGGAAACTATCCTTATTTAGAGGATGTCTTAAGTTATGTAACTATTGGTGCCCGTTCTGTGGAAAACCAGGAGCATCGCCTCACGGTAAGCGGTTTGGATATTCCCGCAGGTATGAAAAATCCGACTAGCGGCGATTTAAATGTTTTATTAAATTCTGTACAGGCTGCTCAAATTCAACATACTTTTATTTATAACGGTTGGGAGGTTAAGACTAAAGGTAATCCTTTGGCGCATTGTATTTTGCGTGGGGCAATTAACAATCACGGCCAGAGCATTCCTAATTATCATTATGAAGATTTAATTAATTTTGCGCAACTTTATTTAAAACGCAATCTTGCCAATCCTGTGATAATTGTTGATACAAATCATGCTAATTCCGATAAAAAATTCCGTGAACAACCCAGGATTGCCGAAGAGGTAATGAATAGTTTGAATAAGTCTAAAGATTTAAAAAAGATGGTTAAGGGGTTGATGGTGGAAAGTTATCTTAAAGAAGGTTCACAAGAGGTTACGGGAAAGGTATTCGGGCAATCAATTACCGATCCTTGTTTAGGTTGGCCTGATACTAAAGAATTAATTTTAATATTGGCTGGTAAAAATAAATAG
- the rpmF gene encoding 50S ribosomal protein L32, which produces MALPKRKHSAARGRKRRTHWKIKATTLAACPQCKELKLAHRACLVCGYYDGRQVIEIKVKEKKKKK; this is translated from the coding sequence GTGGCTTTACCTAAACGAAAGCATTCAGCAGCGCGCGGCAGAAAACGCCGTACGCATTGGAAGATCAAAGCAACCACCTTGGCAGCTTGTCCACAATGCAAGGAATTAAAACTTGCGCACCGGGCTTGCTTGGTTTGTGGATATTACGATGGCCGCCAGGTTATTGAGATTAAAGTCAAAGAGAAGAAGAAAAAGAAATAA
- the rsmD gene encoding 16S rRNA (guanine(966)-N(2))-methyltransferase RsmD — protein sequence MRITTGKYRNFKIYMPRGIRPTQDKVRKAVFDILGDISGLTFLELYAGSGAVGLEALSRGISALTMVESNRDSILAIKKNLALLRVPDCNLYHLEAEKGVKLLARDKKFFDIIFIDPPYHLDMAKKILQTLEGYDILAPHGLIVAQHFKSELLPIENSIFSLIKEAKYGDTWLSIFRKKE from the coding sequence ATGCGCATAACTACAGGAAAATACCGAAATTTTAAGATATACATGCCTAGAGGTATTCGGCCTACCCAGGATAAAGTACGTAAGGCGGTATTTGATATACTGGGGGATATCAGTGGTTTGACATTTTTAGAGCTTTATGCCGGTTCGGGGGCGGTCGGCTTGGAGGCACTTTCCCGCGGTATCAGCGCTTTAACCATGGTTGAGAGTAATCGAGATTCCATATTAGCCATAAAAAAGAATCTTGCGTTGCTTAGGGTTCCTGATTGTAATCTGTATCATTTGGAGGCAGAAAAAGGGGTTAAGCTTTTGGCTCGGGATAAAAAATTCTTTGATATAATATTCATTGATCCGCCGTACCACCTGGATATGGCAAAAAAAATCTTGCAAACGCTTGAAGGTTATGATATATTAGCGCCTCATGGTTTAATAGTTGCGCAGCATTTTAAGTCGGAATTATTGCCAATAGAAAATTCAATTTTTAGTTTAATTAAAGAAGCCAAGTATGGAGATACCTGGCTTTCAATTTTCAGGAAGAAAGAATAA